In Aegilops tauschii subsp. strangulata cultivar AL8/78 chromosome 3, Aet v6.0, whole genome shotgun sequence, one genomic interval encodes:
- the LOC141042881 gene encoding uncharacterized protein — translation MCGILASVPACVLAFYIPQMKSRTLPTAAPRVTSEATLLVAHNLGGARRGRRHRHLGSRHAARRWHDATPGGPRAACGGPGSVFRFGGVRPVVSRANEATCQALTARAMWVFADRASASVCDRPATCLHWCSQMVGAGRERSEPPSSSVRPGRGGYIPPQQLQRALVHSMTTLVGASSSAERGRGKTKRGAARGGRGGGRGRKAVVPSSPPPPADSPDHRSAPSQVEPSDLDPSRTPVHEPWADEPQVTEPSSHETWAPESSSHETPVPESLSHVTPETSGHADDEETWSDDSFSEGELVEQGKKIYQHGGTKLPAMPATHDQRWLIQPNREKGWIHADGVRRPNQVLGVICRQHFSWWVTLPGEGQVPQLALSWELYVAASTPLEERVDGVLCETMADIVRRQFWTFYRCSEEHEAEATRVLEAECKRLLPNLWHEARMQAVRDYYASTNIRRATKKCHCKYLSKEKYMKVITYCAPRWCVDMMDCWEALVDEWCSPQWIAEHNKARDKHAQMRGVPHHQGSSNLFEYGDHWAKHNKKDVPPLYDLYAMAHMAPYKKAKAFSEDDLDHPESFTNISSHNKLVRYKDFGKAMKGDDFNPSQSPSDTELVMLSGEGRKHGSVAIGDGLIRCPRSLPEIKKRHVRSLPEITPRPWPVELAIEARAQELLAEANRQAKQREIELEGRTASLLEAERKRNDASHRALYELLVSMYEKNGQTPPPMPQIGIADTWHSGKWKKQKVSEARKSRIIKDQDRNEHDSKGDPKDTAKKKVV, via the exons ATGTGCGGCATTCTCGCCAGCGTCCCGGCGTGCGTGCTGGCCTTCTACATCCCGCAAATGAAGAGCAGGACTCTTCCCACAGCGGCGCCCAGGGTCACCAGCGAGgcgacgctgctcgtcgcgcacaaccTGGGAGGAGCGCGTCGTGGGCGCCGGCATAGGCATCTTGGAAGTCGCCACGCCGCCCGTAGGTGGCACGACGCCACCCCTGGAGGGCCTCGTGCCGCCTGTGGGGGGCCTGGCTCTGTCTTTCGATTTGGcggcgtgcggcccgtcgtctcgCGCGCGAACGAAGCCACTTGCCAGGctttgactgccagagcgatgtgggTGTTCGCGGACCGCGCCTCGGCTTCCGTCTGCGACCGCCCCGCCACTTGCCTGCACTG GTGTTCACAGATGGTGGGTGCGGGTCGAGAGCGCTCCGAGCCTCCTTCTTCCTCGGTGCGTCCTGGGAGGGGTGGCTATATTCCACCACAGCAGCTTCAGAGAGCGCTCGTACACAGCATGACGACACTGGTGGGTGCTTCTTCTTCGGCCGAGAGAGGTCGGGGGAAGACGAAGAGGGGTGCGgctagaggtggacgtggcggcgggagaggtaggaaggctgttgtaccttcctcgccgccacccccagctgattCTCCAGACCACCGGAGTGCTCCATCTCAGGTGGAGCCGTCAGACTTGGACCCgtctcggactccggtccatgagccttGGGCTGACGAGCCTCAAGTCACCGAGCCTTCATCCCACGAGACTTGGGCcccagagtcttcgtcccacGAGACTCCGGTCCCAGAGTCTTTGTCCCACGTGACTCCGGAGactagtggccatgctgatgacgAGGAGACCTGGTCTGACGATAGTTTTAGCGAGGGCGAGCTGGTTGAGCAGGGCAAGAAGATCTACCAGCATGGTGGTACGAAGCTCCCGGCCATGCCGGCGACCCATGATCAGAGGTGGTTGATTCAGCCTAACAgggagaa GGGTTGGATACACGCCGATGgtgtccgcaggcccaaccaggtccttggtgtgaTTTGCCGGCAGCACTTCTCGTGGTGGGTCACattgcccggtgagggtcaggttccaCAGCTAGCACTGAGCTGGGAGCTGTACGTGGCTGCCTCGACCCCGCTAGAGGAGagggtcgacggtgtcttgtgtgAGACGATGGCCGACATTGTGAGGCGAcagttttgg accttctacaggtgTTCTGAGGAACACGAGGCGGAGGCGACTAGGGTTCTCGAagccgagtgcaagcgcctacttccGAACTTATGGCACGAGGCTAGgatgcaggctgttcgagactactacgcctcgacAAACATTAGGAGGGCCACGAAGAAGTGCCACTGCAAGtatctgagtaaggagaagtacatgaaggtaattacctatt GTGccccgagatggtgtgtggatatgatggactgttgggaggcgttggtggatgagtggtgctcTCCTCAATGGATAGCCGAACACAACAAGGCCAGGGATAAGCATGCCCAAATGCggggtgtgccacaccatcaagggagctctaacctgtttgagtacggggatcactgg GCGAAACACAACAAGAAGGACGTGCCACCGCTgtacgacctctatgccatggcccatatggcgccgtacaagaaggccaaggcattctctgaggatgacctcgatcatccagagagcttcaccaacatctcctcccacaacaagctcgtgaggtaCAAAGACTTTGGGAAGGCGATGAAAGGGGATGACTTCAACCCGAGCCAAAGTCCTTCTGATACAGAGCTCGTGATGCTATCTGGTGAAGGGAGGAAACATGGCTCGGTAGCCATTGGggatggactgatacgttgtcctagaagtctcccggagatcaagaagCGCCACGTGAGGTCTCTTCCTGAGATAACGCCTCGACCATGGCCAGTGGAGCTCGCCATCGAGGCTAGGGCCCAGGAGCTTCTGGCGGAGGCAAACAGGCAGGCCAAGCAGAGGGAGATCGAATTGGAGGGGAGGACGGCTAGTCTATTGGAGGCGGAGAGGAAGCGGAACGACGCGTCtcaccgggccctatacgagctcctcgtg TCCATGTATGAGAAAAATGGTCAGACCCCTCCACCGATGCCCCAGATTGGTATAGCTGACACG TGGCACAGCGGGAAGTGGAAGAAGCAGAAAGTGAGCGAGGCCCGGAAGAGCCGGATAATTAAGGATCAGGACAGAAATGAGCACGACAGCAAGGGCGACCCCAAGGACACGGCAAAGAAGAAAGTGGTGTAG